In the Gemmatimonadaceae bacterium genome, ACGTACAAGCGTGCGCCAGGCGAGTTCGTTCGCGGTGAAGGCGTGTATTTGTACGACGCCGAGGGTAAGAAGTATCTCGACTTCGTGAGCGGTATCGCCGTGAACGCGCTCGGATACGGCGATCCCGGTCTCGTCGCCGCGCTGCACGCGGCGGCAGACGGATTGGTGCATCTGTCGAACCTGTATGAAACGGCGCCGGCCATGCGTTTGGCCGCGGCGCTCGTCGAGCGTTCTTTCGCCGACAAGGTCTTCTTTTGCAACTCCGGCGCTGAGGCGAACGAGGGCGCGTTTAAATTCGCGCGGCGGTGGGCGCGCACCGTTGGCGAGGTGAAGCATGAAATCGTCGCGCTTCGCGGTGCCTTCCATGGCCGCCTATTCGGCACGCTCGCTGCGACCGACCGGCCGGGTTATCGCATTCCATTCCGGCCTCTCGCGGGCGGCATCTCGATCTCCGAGCGGAATCTCGAAGATTTGGCGGCGGTGCTCGACGCGGAGACGGTGGCGGCGCTGATTCTCGAGCCAGTGCAGGGCGAGGGTGGCGTACGTGTGCTCGATGGCGGATTCATTCGCGAGCTGCGCGCGCTCACGAAGGAACGCCAGATCGCTCTCGTCTTCGACGAGATTCAGTGCGGCCTGGGGCGGACCGGGACGTTGTTCGCGTATGAGAAGCTTGGCGTCCAGCCAGACATTCTCACGCTCGCGAAGCCACTCGCGGGCGGATTGCCAATGGGCGCCGTGCTCGTGACGGAGGAGATTGCGCACGCAATCAAGCCGGGGGACCACGGCACCACGTTTGGCGGTGGACCATTCGTTTCCTCCGTGGCGCTGCACGTTCTGAATCGGCTCTCCGAACCGTCGTTACTCGAATCGGTCCGTGAGAATGGCGCATGGATCGGCCGTCAACTCGAGGAGATCGCGCGGCGGACCGGGCGTGTGCGCGCGGTTCGCGGGATCGGCTACATGTGGGGCTTCGACATCATGGGCACGGCATCCCACGTCGTGGAAGCGACCCGCGAGGCGGGACTTCTGACCTGCACGGCGGGGGATTGCACCGTGCGACTTCTTCCGCCGCTCGTCGCCACGCGCGACGAGCTCGCCCTCGGACTGGACATCCTGGAGCAGGTGTTGTGAGCTCGACATCAAGTGAGCATTTGCTCATTCGGCCGGCTCGTGAAGCGGAGTCGTCGGAGATCTCGCGACTGAACAACATCTTTGCCGCGGAGCATCTGATGCTCCGGCGCACGCCGGAACAGGTCGCGCTCACGATCGACGATTTCGTCGTCGCCGTCGATGCACGCGGGCGGATCATGGCCTGCGGCGCGCTGAAGGAGTACTCACCATCCGTCGCCGAGGTCGCGGCGATCGCTGTGGCGCCCGAAGCGCAGGGCAACGGGCTGGGGCGCGACATCGTCGGTGCCGTCGAAGCCCTCGCGATGAAGCGCGGCGTCATGCACGTGTTCGCGCTCACGCTGCAGCCGGCGTTCTTCGAGGCGATCGGCTATCAACGCGTCGATCGCGCACGATATCCAGAGAAGATCCGCCGCGACTGTCTCGGCTGCGCACGCCGCTTCGCTTGCAACGAAATCTGCTTCGCGAAGATTCTGCGCGTCGCCGCAGCCCTCGCCGCCTGAGTGGCGACAAGAAGCGAGACTCCTCCCAAGAAATTGTTGTTGGATAGCGGACAATCGCGTGCCCGTGCGCCATATTTGGTCGTGCGCAGTGGTCGATCACGCACGCGGGATTTCTACCTCGCAGAACCACAACAGGTCGGAGAAATTGATGCTGCTCGTGAGGCGCGAGTCGAGAGGTGTTGATCATTCGCTCATATGTTGTCGAATGATCCGCGCGTGCCTGTGTGTCGCAACGGCGGCGTTGCTCGTGGCAATTTCGAGTGGGAGCGCGGTCGCGCAGCAAGCGAGCTCGAAGCCGCTGCTGATCGTTCACTTCACGATCGATCAGATGCGCCCGGACTATCTGTCGCGATTCGACAAGCAGCTCACGGGCGGCCTGGCGCGTCTGTATCGAAAAGGCGCCGTGTTCGAGAATGCATATCAAGATCACGCGATCACCGAGACCGCCCCCGGACACTCGGCCACGCTCTCAGGTCGTTTCCCGCGCAGCACTGGCATTACGACGAACAGCGCGGGCGTACAGGATGATCGGGCGCCGTTGCTTGGCGGCGGCGGGCCCGGGGCGTCGCCCTTCCGCTTTCGTGGAACGACCCTAATCGACTGGCTGCGCGTGGCCGACCCGCGCTCTCACGCGCTATCGATTTCGCGAAAGGATCGCGGTGCGATTCTGCCGCTCGGCCGCGCGCATGAGCAGGTCTTCTGGTACGCGCCCGATCACTTCACGACCAGTAGCTACTACCACGATACTTTGCCCACGTGGATCGAGCGATTCAACGCGCGGCGACTTCCAGAGCGCTACGCGGGACAAAGTTGGACGCTGCTCCTTCCGGCCAGCGCGTACGCCGAACCAGATACGGTGCTGCTCGAGAACGAGGGCCGCGGCGTCGCGTTTCCTCATCCATTCCCAGCTGACTCAGAGGCAACCGCGCGGTCGCTTCCTGCTTATCCGATGATGGACGAGGTGACGCTGCAGGCGGCGCTCGCTGGCGTCGAGGCGTTGAAGCTGGGTCGTGGACCAGAGACGGACCTGCTTGCCGTCTCGCTGTCGACGACGGATGCGGTGGGTCACGCGTTCGGGCCCGACTCCCGGGAGATTCACGATCAGATTCTCCGCCTCGATCG is a window encoding:
- a CDS encoding alkaline phosphatase family protein, which codes for MIRACLCVATAALLVAISSGSAVAQQASSKPLLIVHFTIDQMRPDYLSRFDKQLTGGLARLYRKGAVFENAYQDHAITETAPGHSATLSGRFPRSTGITTNSAGVQDDRAPLLGGGGPGASPFRFRGTTLIDWLRVADPRSHALSISRKDRGAILPLGRAHEQVFWYAPDHFTTSSYYHDTLPTWIERFNARRLPERYAGQSWTLLLPASAYAEPDTVLLENEGRGVAFPHPFPADSEATARSLPAYPMMDEVTLQAALAGVEALKLGRGPETDLLAVSLSTTDAVGHAFGPDSREIHDQILRLDRYLGTFLDSLFRLRDSTRIVITLTADHGIQPFPALHAARTKGAVARYADIEPLYAETVMRLVDRGVDTSAFEFSEGMVMVDRAAFAKAHVDPDSVLRQFAERARKVPGVGRVDFVRSLAQADTVHDAIARRWLHMLSPELPVELVVSLEPFAYWAGTRIATHGSPNDEDAHVPLLLWGSAIRPGHYDEFARVVDIAPTLAKIAGVPPLERLDGHVLSRALR
- a CDS encoding GNAT family N-acetyltransferase, with amino-acid sequence MSSTSSEHLLIRPAREAESSEISRLNNIFAAEHLMLRRTPEQVALTIDDFVVAVDARGRIMACGALKEYSPSVAEVAAIAVAPEAQGNGLGRDIVGAVEALAMKRGVMHVFALTLQPAFFEAIGYQRVDRARYPEKIRRDCLGCARRFACNEICFAKILRVAAALAA
- a CDS encoding acetylornithine transaminase produces the protein MTAHAPGITLKTTRPMPPTTSGIAPELSVNREPAVDGIATAHTASDAVLYTYKRAPGEFVRGEGVYLYDAEGKKYLDFVSGIAVNALGYGDPGLVAALHAAADGLVHLSNLYETAPAMRLAAALVERSFADKVFFCNSGAEANEGAFKFARRWARTVGEVKHEIVALRGAFHGRLFGTLAATDRPGYRIPFRPLAGGISISERNLEDLAAVLDAETVAALILEPVQGEGGVRVLDGGFIRELRALTKERQIALVFDEIQCGLGRTGTLFAYEKLGVQPDILTLAKPLAGGLPMGAVLVTEEIAHAIKPGDHGTTFGGGPFVSSVALHVLNRLSEPSLLESVRENGAWIGRQLEEIARRTGRVRAVRGIGYMWGFDIMGTASHVVEATREAGLLTCTAGDCTVRLLPPLVATRDELALGLDILEQVL